One Ranitomeya variabilis isolate aRanVar5 chromosome 5, aRanVar5.hap1, whole genome shotgun sequence DNA window includes the following coding sequences:
- the SOX30 gene encoding transcription factor SOX-30, whose amino-acid sequence MESKRGQNMKDFPLLSSIKSENDAPTCSADIIQSAMDSCDLQSWGIGETLDLDLTLGLPEHLTLPMTLPPRMQPPLPLFPSFGSTSDPLVMEPLVKLETENVPFTLPPAASGMCFKPITYEKNGYIKRPMNAFMVWARIHRPALARANPKASNADISVQLGVEWNKLSEEQKEPYYAESRKLKAKHSETFPDWVYRPGKYRKSQPSDGTNYSALQYQMPTYTFKMEPFAQSAGEEAVTLPASVDNSIFTPLVHPSTVEPAETTPSLALIPLQTIKPEYLLEEDPSPSVSSPETVQSSVLPSSESQERPLIQELHYPRDYSRLPACVPQPGILPYPPVYPGYFGFHPQFGFRNLFLPGCYFVPSSMYPSNRLLARGDIGGQLPGYRRYYENQYHQHEPMFSSFSSDYPCHACDDQRVTSEDLCSCHSQEGNSFCTEPDEDQLSMGQIYFRPIAFDERAHAQDEDVNVTDIENESKSTVLRRL is encoded by the exons ATGGAGAGCAAAAGAGGCCAAAACATGAAAGACTTCCCCTTATTATCTTCTATAAAATCTGAAAACGACGCCCCGACCTGCAGTGCGGACATCATCCAAAGCGCCATGGACTCTTGTGACCTACAATCCTGGGGGATCGGCGAGACCCTAGACCTGGATCTGACCCTGGGTCTTCCCGAACACCTAACACTTCCCATGACTCTTCCCCCGAGGATGCAACCTCCCCTTCCACTCTTTCCATCATTTGGGAGCACGTCCGACCCTCTAGTGATGGAGCCATTGGTGAAGCTTGAGACCGAAAATGTCCCCTTCACGCTACCTCCTGCCGCGTCAG GAATGTGCTTCAAACCAATCACTTATGAAAAAAATGGGTACATCAAACGGCCGATGAACGCTTTCATGGTATGGGCCAGAATCCACCGTCCAGCACTGGCGAGAGCCAACCCTAAAGCCAGTAATGCCGACATCAGCGTCCAGTTAGGCGTGGAGTGGAACAAGCTGAGTGAGGAACAGAAGGAACCCTATTATGCCGAGTCCCGAAAACTAAAAGCGAAACACAGCGAAACCTTCCCAG ATTGGGTTTATCGGCCAGGGAAATATAGGAAATCTCAGCCCAGTGACGGTACTAACTATTCTGCGCTCCAGTACCAAATGCCGACCTACACCTTCAAGATGGAGCCATTCGCTCAAAGTGCAG GTGAAGAAGCTGTCACATTGCCAGCTTCTGTTGACAACTCTATATTCACCCCACTGGTGCATCCCAGCACTGTGGAACCGGCGGAGACGACTCCATCGCTTGCTCTAATCCCTCTACAGACCATAAAGCCAGAGTATCTCCTAGAGGAGGACCCGTCTCCATCAGTGTCCAGCCCAGAAACGGTCCAGTCTTCAGTGCTGCCATCATCTGAATCACAGGAGAGACCTCTCATACAAGAGCTGCATTATCCCAGGGACTACAGTCGGCTCCCGGCCTGCGTGCCACAACCTGGTATTCTGCCGTACCCTCCCGTCTACCCAGGCTACTTTGGGTTTCATCCACAGTTTGGTTTCCGAAATCTATTTCTGCCAGGATGCTATTTTGTCCCCTCTAG CATGTATCCCTCCAACAGACTGCTTGCTCGCGGTGACATCGGAGGACAGCTACCAGGTTACCGGAGGTATTATGAGAACCAGTACCACCAGCATGAACCCATGTTTTCGAGCTTTAGCAGTGACTACCCTTGCCATGCATGCGATGATCAGCGGGTCACTAGTGAAGACTTGTGCAGCTGTCACAGCCAGGAAGGAAACTCCTTCTGCACAGAACCTGATGAAGATCAGTTATCTATGGGGCAGATTTATTTCAGACCCATTGCTTTCGACGAACGAGCACACGCGCAGGACGAAGACGTCAATGTTACCGACATcgaaaatgagtccaagagcacagTTCTGAGACGGCTGTAA